A region of the Candidatus Dadabacteria bacterium genome:
CCGCCTCTTACGGATACCACACAAGGCCGAGCGCAAACTCCAGCCCGCTGCCTGTCAGCCTGTTGAAAACATCGGATACGGCGGAATCTTCAAACTCGCTTTTTTTCCGTTTTTCATAACCCGCATACCTCGCCTCAAGACGGACGCCGAGCCCCGACCGTATTTGCCTTTCCGCTCCCGCGCCCGCCATCCATGACCTTAGGGGCTTGCCGTATTTGAACGAGCCGCTTGCGGCGGCGGACGGGTTGTCGCACTCCGCGGTTGCCTGCCCGGCGGCCTCTTCAACGCACCCCGAATAGTCAATTCCGAAAACCGTTTTTGTCAGGCGCGCTCCGCCGAGCAGGTATATCACCGTGTTCTGAAAAGCGGCGGGAGAACCGCCGAGTTTAACTGTTACGCCGTATGCGGCCTTGTTTCTGAAAGACCACCTGTCGGGCCAC
Encoded here:
- a CDS encoding outer membrane beta-barrel protein, yielding MTAKTVLLALALAAGLGFVPAAAEERGLYLGVQTSAGAVKPRYSKDVVNHCDDGICADIANELRNRAFTSSDSKNGGAGGAGVFAGYRLPLGGGFFVSGDIEAMLNFGGASGRLPGGSDPAVESGGRNRLGEAWPDRWSFRNKAAYGVTVKLGGSPAAFQNTVIYLLGGARLTKTVFGIDYSGCVEEAAGQATAECDNPSAAASGSFKYGKPLRSWMAGAGAERQIRSGLGVRLEARYAGYEKRKKSEFEDSAVSDVFNRLTGSGLEFALGLVWYP